One genomic window of Gossypium hirsutum isolate 1008001.06 chromosome D11, Gossypium_hirsutum_v2.1, whole genome shotgun sequence includes the following:
- the LOC121203056 gene encoding uncharacterized protein isoform X1, producing the protein MKNDDTLPTTTATTTTALANVKKESSDSSLFGKGRYKFWALAAILLLAFWSMFTGTVTLRWSAGNLNRFSDDFDSHIHDDLDVLEMEEREKVVKHMWDVYTNSRRIRLPRFWQEAFEAAYEELTSDVPGVREDAVSEIAKMSIRSVDLDPLPVQPTKGVKRAEKGRLKLISSGNGE; encoded by the exons atgaaGAATGACGATACTCTGCCGACGACAACCGCAACGACAACAACGGCGTTAGCGAATGTGAAGAAGGAAAGCTCAGATTCGAGTTTATTTGGTAAAGGTCGTTACAAGTTTTGGGCTTTAGCGGCGATTTTGTTATTGGCATTCTGGTCGATGTTCACCGGAACCGTTACTCTCCGGTGGTCAGCCGGTAACCTCAACCGTTTTTCAGATGATTTTGATAGCCATATTCACGACGATCTAGACGTTCTC GAAATGGAGGAGAGAGAGAAGGTGGTGAAGCACATGTGGGATGTGTACACTAACAGCCGTCGGATTAGATTACCGAGGTTTTGGCAAGAGGCATTTGAGGCTGCCTACGAGGAGTTGACCAGCGATGTGCCTGGGGTTAGAGAGGATGCAGTTAGTGAGATTGCTAAGATGTCCATACGCTCCGTGGATCTTGATCCTCTTCCAGTCCAACCAACG AAGGGTGTAAAACGAGCAGAGAAAGGTAGATTGAAGTTGATTTCAAGTGGAAATGGTGAATAA
- the LOC121203056 gene encoding uncharacterized protein isoform X2: MKNDDTLPTTTATTTTALANVKKESSDSSLFGKGRYKFWALAAILLLAFWSMFTGTVTLRWSAGNLNRFSDDFDSHIHDDLDVLEMEEREKVVKHMWDVYTNSRRIRLPRFWQEAFEAAYEELTSDVPGVREDAVSEIAKMSIRSVDLDPLPVQPTGVKRAEKGRLKLISSGNGE, encoded by the exons atgaaGAATGACGATACTCTGCCGACGACAACCGCAACGACAACAACGGCGTTAGCGAATGTGAAGAAGGAAAGCTCAGATTCGAGTTTATTTGGTAAAGGTCGTTACAAGTTTTGGGCTTTAGCGGCGATTTTGTTATTGGCATTCTGGTCGATGTTCACCGGAACCGTTACTCTCCGGTGGTCAGCCGGTAACCTCAACCGTTTTTCAGATGATTTTGATAGCCATATTCACGACGATCTAGACGTTCTC GAAATGGAGGAGAGAGAGAAGGTGGTGAAGCACATGTGGGATGTGTACACTAACAGCCGTCGGATTAGATTACCGAGGTTTTGGCAAGAGGCATTTGAGGCTGCCTACGAGGAGTTGACCAGCGATGTGCCTGGGGTTAGAGAGGATGCAGTTAGTGAGATTGCTAAGATGTCCATACGCTCCGTGGATCTTGATCCTCTTCCAGTCCAACCAACG GGTGTAAAACGAGCAGAGAAAGGTAGATTGAAGTTGATTTCAAGTGGAAATGGTGAATAA
- the LOC121203056 gene encoding uncharacterized protein isoform X3: MKNDDTLPTTTATTTTALANVKKESSDSSLFGKGRYKFWALAAILLLAFWSMFTGTVTLRWSAGNLNRFSDDFDSHIHDDLDVLEMEEREKVVKHMWDVYTNSRRIRLPRFWQEAFEAAYEELTSDVPGVREDAVSEIAKMSIRSVDLDPLPVQPTLFFLLFAL, translated from the exons atgaaGAATGACGATACTCTGCCGACGACAACCGCAACGACAACAACGGCGTTAGCGAATGTGAAGAAGGAAAGCTCAGATTCGAGTTTATTTGGTAAAGGTCGTTACAAGTTTTGGGCTTTAGCGGCGATTTTGTTATTGGCATTCTGGTCGATGTTCACCGGAACCGTTACTCTCCGGTGGTCAGCCGGTAACCTCAACCGTTTTTCAGATGATTTTGATAGCCATATTCACGACGATCTAGACGTTCTC GAAATGGAGGAGAGAGAGAAGGTGGTGAAGCACATGTGGGATGTGTACACTAACAGCCGTCGGATTAGATTACCGAGGTTTTGGCAAGAGGCATTTGAGGCTGCCTACGAGGAGTTGACCAGCGATGTGCCTGGGGTTAGAGAGGATGCAGTTAGTGAGATTGCTAAGATGTCCATACGCTCCGTGGATCTTGATCCTCTTCCAGTCCAACCAACG tTATTCTTCCTGTTGTTTGCACTTTAA
- the LOC107905340 gene encoding uncharacterized protein, giving the protein MRAAKPDGSCSPSFFPMNSNTLTIWIGTMLGKVSNSCRYYKWLGKTTGRLDEIQCGWGFGILVRDPSGHFVKGLSGSLGVGMEAKLIKIMSIREALSWLHEPIARRLSMLLLN; this is encoded by the exons ATGCGGGCCGCAAAACCAGATGGAAGTTGCAGCCCTTCTTTCTTTCCAATGAACTCCAACACCTTAACAATCTG GATTGGAACGATGCTCGGGAAAGTTTCAAACAGCTGCAGGTACTACAAATGGCTGGGAAAGACCACCGGAAGGTTGGATGAAATCCAATGTGGATGGGGCTTTGGGATTCTTGTTCGTGACCCCTCTGGCCATTTTGTCAAAGGCTTGTCTGGATCGTTGGGGGTCGGGATGGAAGCGAAACTTATTAAAATCATGTCGATAAGAGAGGCTTTGTCTTGGCTGCATGAACCGATTGCCAGGAGGCTGTCCATGCTATTACTAAACTGA
- the LOC121203615 gene encoding uncharacterized protein isoform X2, producing the protein MGVSWIYWGSGIHICCVVIGCILLSVGQDEFHGEVLHTLKYVVNQSDYTVQILNNVTQYLSLAKTINVAELFFPSNVITDTDKLNIDLNAVADTLTEKTDENAVKIRRVFNAIGIDLRGSSDANFGPAWSFVVCSRAPTCHSHIHSERLVTSCYYFHPLWSFCNPEQCDFRHLFGYGRMGGKSTCRDCT; encoded by the exons ATGGGCG TCAGTTGGATTTACTGGGGCAGTGGGATTCATATTTGCTGCGTTGTG ATTGGATGCATTCTTCTTTCGGTTGGGCAAGATGAGTTTCATGGTGAAGTGTTGCATACTTTGAAATATGTtgtaaaccagtcagactacacTGTGCAAATCCTAAATAATGTTACACAATACCTTTCTCTTGCAAAAACCATCAATGTGGCCGAGTTGTTCTTTCCTTCCAATGTCATTACTGACACCGACAAGTTGAACATAGATCTAAATGCAGTAGCAGATACACTTACAGAGAAGACTGATGAAAACGCTGTCAAAATAAGAAGAGTCTTCAAT GCAATTGGCATTGATCTCCGTGGTAGCAGTGATGCTAATTTTGGCCCAGCTTGGTCTTT TGTTGTCTGTTCTAGGGCACCAACATGTCATTCACAT ATTCATAGTGAGCGGCTGGTTACTAGTTGCTATTACTTTCATCCTTTGTGGAGTTTTTGTAATCCTGAACAA TGCGATTTCCGACACTTGTTTGGCTATGGAAGAATGGGTGGAAAATCCACATGCAGAGACTGCACTTAG
- the LOC121203615 gene encoding uncharacterized protein isoform X1: protein MGVSWIYWGSGIHICCVVIGCILLSVGQDEFHGEVLHTLKYVVNQSDYTVQILNNVTQYLSLAKTINVAELFFPSNVITDTDKLNIDLNAVADTLTEKTDENAVKIRRVFNVVQLALISVVAVMLILAQLGLLLSVLGHQHVIHIFIVSGWLLVAITFILCGVFVILNNAISDTCLAMEEWVENPHAETALSNILLFMWCNIMYLDNVITMWCTINYVFG from the exons ATGGGCG TCAGTTGGATTTACTGGGGCAGTGGGATTCATATTTGCTGCGTTGTG ATTGGATGCATTCTTCTTTCGGTTGGGCAAGATGAGTTTCATGGTGAAGTGTTGCATACTTTGAAATATGTtgtaaaccagtcagactacacTGTGCAAATCCTAAATAATGTTACACAATACCTTTCTCTTGCAAAAACCATCAATGTGGCCGAGTTGTTCTTTCCTTCCAATGTCATTACTGACACCGACAAGTTGAACATAGATCTAAATGCAGTAGCAGATACACTTACAGAGAAGACTGATGAAAACGCTGTCAAAATAAGAAGAGTCTTCAATGTTGT GCAATTGGCATTGATCTCCGTGGTAGCAGTGATGCTAATTTTGGCCCAGCTTGGTCTTT TGTTGTCTGTTCTAGGGCACCAACATGTCATTCACAT ATTCATAGTGAGCGGCTGGTTACTAGTTGCTATTACTTTCATCCTTTGTGGAGTTTTTGTAATCCTGAACAA TGCGATTTCCGACACTTGTTTGGCTATGGAAGAATGGGTGGAAAATCCACATGCAGAGACTGCACTTAGCAACATACTTCTttttatgtggtgtaatattatgtACTTGGACAATGTTATTACTATGTGGTGTactattaattatgtatttggataa